Proteins found in one Amycolatopsis umgeniensis genomic segment:
- a CDS encoding ESX secretion-associated protein EspG: protein MDVPVEALAVLAERERVGDLHITLRPEPRWLSRTARAEADKRVEAALAQAGLLDSTGRASVDFLDWLPVLTKPAIEYYGWVNAGGQTYGVLAASLGMQAVLAVASGDWVGLQEIDRRRLPETLIEQLPPVPAGGGRLRTVRAYELEEAARRGPDTHSLPPVIADIVSLVQRPVEGSGELYVGKRDEVGRHVAVEDPLHFADTDWGRYLSYTTGHGNDAVVHIGPAGPSELADALRHVSGTLGA from the coding sequence GTGGACGTCCCGGTCGAAGCCTTGGCGGTGCTCGCCGAACGCGAACGCGTCGGCGACCTGCACATCACGCTGCGTCCCGAACCGCGCTGGCTGTCGAGGACGGCCCGCGCGGAGGCGGACAAGCGAGTGGAAGCCGCTTTGGCGCAAGCCGGGCTGCTGGACTCGACCGGCCGCGCGTCGGTCGACTTCCTGGACTGGCTTCCGGTGCTCACGAAACCGGCCATCGAGTACTACGGCTGGGTGAACGCCGGCGGCCAGACCTACGGCGTTCTCGCCGCCTCGCTGGGTATGCAGGCGGTGCTGGCCGTGGCGTCCGGCGACTGGGTCGGGCTGCAGGAGATCGACCGGCGACGGCTGCCCGAGACGCTGATCGAACAGCTGCCACCCGTTCCCGCGGGCGGCGGCAGGCTCCGCACGGTTCGGGCGTACGAGCTCGAAGAGGCGGCACGGCGTGGCCCGGACACGCATTCCCTGCCGCCGGTGATCGCGGACATCGTCAGCCTCGTGCAGCGGCCGGTCGAGGGGAGCGGCGAGCTCTACGTCGGCAAGCGGGACGAAGTCGGCAGGCATGTGGCGGTCGAGGATCCGCTCCACTTCGCCGACACCGACTGGGGCCGGTACCTCAGCTACACGACCGGTCACGGCAACGACGCGGTGGTCCACATCGGACCCGCCGGGCCTTCGGAGCTGGCAGACGCGCTTCGGCACGTCTCCGGCACCTTGGGCGCCTAG
- a CDS encoding SCO6745 family protein produces MSHQEPVARRMYELIEPLGLVPYFADESDQALIALGLRNQWDAYFAGRAAPFGRSVPAEVVHAVFYNFAPGEVARHLPKVWELTTPEAALAARERGCVAGLRRILGELADDPRVARAADLLLKTATSAPVEGRALYAALRALPVPQEPLARLWHAATLLREHRGDGHIVALLAEGIGGTEAHVLHALSVGMPANEFGRVSHLPAAQLSAVIDGMRDRGLVGGDGWLTAAGRAAKERVEAMTDRLAEAPYDVLDAGDLDRLVIDLGPISTAVQADFPW; encoded by the coding sequence ATGTCGCACCAGGAACCCGTCGCCCGTCGCATGTACGAACTGATCGAGCCCCTCGGCCTGGTGCCCTATTTCGCCGACGAGTCGGACCAGGCTCTGATCGCGCTCGGGCTGCGCAACCAGTGGGACGCCTACTTCGCCGGACGGGCCGCGCCGTTCGGCCGATCGGTGCCCGCCGAGGTGGTCCACGCGGTCTTCTACAACTTCGCCCCGGGCGAGGTGGCTCGGCACCTCCCGAAGGTCTGGGAGCTGACCACGCCCGAGGCGGCGCTGGCCGCCCGCGAACGGGGATGCGTCGCGGGGCTACGGCGGATCCTCGGTGAACTCGCCGATGACCCGCGTGTCGCGCGCGCCGCCGACCTCCTGCTGAAGACGGCCACCAGTGCGCCGGTGGAGGGCCGCGCCCTCTATGCCGCCCTCCGCGCGCTCCCGGTACCGCAGGAGCCCCTGGCGCGACTGTGGCACGCCGCCACCTTGCTGCGCGAGCACCGCGGCGACGGCCATATCGTCGCTTTGCTGGCCGAGGGCATCGGCGGAACCGAGGCCCACGTCCTCCACGCCCTGTCCGTCGGCATGCCCGCGAACGAGTTCGGCCGGGTCAGCCACCTTCCCGCCGCACAGCTGTCCGCGGTCATCGACGGCATGCGCGACCGCGGTCTCGTCGGGGGCGACGGCTGGCTTACCGCCGCCGGACGGGCCGCGAAGGAGCGCGTCGAGGCGATGACCGACAGGCTCGCGGAGGCGCCGTACGACGTCCTGGACGCCGGCGATCTCGACCGTCTGGTCATCGACCTCGGACCGATCTCGACCGCCGTCCAGGCAGACTTCCCGTGGTGA
- the pip gene encoding prolyl aminopeptidase: protein MTRLYPEIEPYDHGMLDVGDGHFVYWEVCGNPDGKPAVTLHGGPGTGCSAGLRRYFDPAKYRVVLFDQRGCGRSTPHAGEPEADLSANTTDHLLADMERLREHLGIEKWLIFGGSWGSVLALVYAERYPDRVSEMVLMGLATGRRSETDLLTRGLGGVFPEAWAKFRDGVPEADRDGDLAAAYLKLLMDPDPAVHEKAAAAWCAWEDAIIPTSPPYKSFETPKFRLAFARLVTHYWSQGSFLDEGVVLREAKTLAHIPAVLAEGSLDLGNLIGTPWELAHAWPGSELVVIDEVGHSTQDEPMREVLIGATDRFA from the coding sequence GTGACAAGGCTGTATCCGGAAATCGAACCGTACGACCACGGGATGCTCGACGTCGGCGACGGGCACTTCGTGTACTGGGAGGTCTGTGGGAATCCCGACGGCAAACCCGCCGTCACGCTGCACGGCGGCCCGGGAACCGGGTGCAGCGCCGGTCTGCGCCGCTACTTCGATCCGGCCAAGTACCGTGTCGTGCTGTTCGACCAGCGAGGGTGCGGCCGGAGCACCCCGCACGCGGGCGAGCCCGAGGCCGACCTCTCGGCCAACACCACCGACCATCTGCTCGCCGACATGGAGCGGCTGCGCGAGCATCTGGGCATCGAGAAGTGGCTGATCTTCGGCGGATCCTGGGGTTCCGTGCTCGCACTGGTCTACGCCGAGCGGTATCCGGATCGTGTCTCGGAGATGGTCCTGATGGGCCTGGCCACCGGACGGCGGAGCGAGACCGACCTGCTCACCCGCGGTCTCGGCGGCGTCTTCCCGGAGGCCTGGGCGAAGTTCCGCGATGGTGTTCCCGAAGCGGATCGCGACGGTGATCTCGCGGCGGCGTACCTGAAGTTGCTCATGGATCCCGACCCGGCGGTGCACGAGAAGGCGGCTGCCGCGTGGTGCGCCTGGGAGGACGCGATCATCCCGACTTCCCCGCCGTACAAGAGCTTCGAGACGCCGAAGTTCCGGCTCGCCTTCGCCAGGCTGGTCACGCACTACTGGAGCCAAGGGTCCTTTTTGGACGAGGGGGTGGTGCTGCGGGAGGCCAAGACCTTGGCCCACATCCCGGCCGTGCTCGCCGAAGGAAGCCTCGATCTGGGCAACCTGATCGGCACCCCGTGGGAGCTGGCGCACGCTTGGCCCGGCAGTGAACTGGTGGTCATCGACGAGGTCGGCCACAGCACCCAGGACGAGCCGATGCGCGAGGTCCTCATCGGCGCGACAGACCGCTTCGCCTGA